The Ectothiorhodospiraceae bacterium 2226 region CGGCCATGGTGCGTGACTTCCAGGCCGTGATCGGACGCGAGGCGCGCGAGCAGATCCAGGCACAGGCCGGGCGCCTGCCCGATGCGCTGGTCGCCTGCGTGGGCGGCGGCTCCAACGCCATCGGCCTGTTCTATCCCTTCCTGGACGACGCCGAGGTGGCGATGTACGGGGTGGAGGCGGCGGGCGACGGGCTGGACACCGGCCGCCACGCCGCGCCGCTGTGCGCCGGTAGGCCGGGCGTGTTGCACGGCAACCGCACCTATCTGATGGAGGACGCGGACGGCCAGATTCTGGAGACCCACTCGATCTCGGCGGGCCTGGATTATCCGGGCGTCGGCCCCGAGCATGCCTGGCTGAAGGACAGCGGGCGCGCCCAGTACGTCGGCATCAGCGACGACGAGGCGGTGGCGGCGTTTCACACCCTCACGCGCACCGAGGGCATCATCCCGGCGCTCGAATCCAGCCACGCGATGGCCTATGCCGCCAAGCTGGCCGCCACCCTGACCCCGGAGCAGATCATCATCGCCAACCTCTCCGGGCGCGGCGACAAGGACATCGGCACCATCGCCCAGCGAGAGGGGATCGAACTGTGAGCGCACAGGACGCCATGCCCGCCGTGGCCGCCAAGGCGCGCATCGCCCAGACCTTCGCCGCGCTGCGCGCCCAGGGGCGCACCGGCCTGATCCCGTTCGTGACCGCCGGCGACCCGCAGCCCGACGTGACGGTGCCGCTGATGCACAGCCTGGTCGAGGCGGGGGCCGACATCATCGAACTCGGCGTGCCGTTCTCCGATCCCATGGCGGACGGTCCCGTCATTCAGCGCGCCAGCGAGCGCGCCCTGAAGCACAAGGTCTCGCTGCGCGGCGTGCTGGACATGGTGCGCACCTTCCGCGCACAGAACGCCGAGACGCCGGTGGTGCTGATGGGCTACCTGAACCCGATCGAGGTGATGGGCTACGAGGCCTTCGCGGCGCAGGCGGCCGCCGCCGGGGTGGACGGCGTGCTTACCGTCGACCTGCCGCCGGAGGAGGGCGCGCCGCTGGTGGCCGCCTTGCGCAGCCACGGCGTCGATCCCATTTTCCTGCTC contains the following coding sequences:
- a CDS encoding tryptophan synthase subunit alpha encodes the protein MPAVAAKARIAQTFAALRAQGRTGLIPFVTAGDPQPDVTVPLMHSLVEAGADIIELGVPFSDPMADGPVIQRASERALKHKVSLRGVLDMVRTFRAQNAETPVVLMGYLNPIEVMGYEAFAAQAAAAGVDGVLTVDLPPEEGAPLVAALRSHGVDPIFLLAPNSSPARIAQVAGVGSGFLYYVSIKGVTGAAAPDIAEVGARIDTVRAHTDLPVGVGFGIRDAASAAAFAGVADAVIVGSALVRRAADLVDEPARIPGELGAALAEMRRALDDARG